The genomic DNA CTGCTGGATCATGCCCGTGAACGTGGCGCTGCCGGACGTACCGTAGTACCTGAACTGTGGCAACTCTGCGAGCCCATAGTTGGTGCCGCTGCCATTGCCGACCTGAAACAACAATACAGTTTAAATTAGAACAAAGAACATTCTTAAATACCCAACGATATGTGCTGCAGCCATTCTTTTGAGAATCCGCCTTACCCATCCGACGCCAAGCCGGAAACCTTTGATATCAGCGCCGTAAAATGCATGAAGTTTTTTGACCCGCATGTTCACATGACATCGCGCACTACCGACGATTACCAGGCCATGGCCGATGCCGGTGTGGTGGCTTTAATAGAGCCAGCCTTTTGGTTAGGTCAACCGCGTACGGGGTTGGATAGTTTCCGTGATTATTACAGCAGTTTGATCGGCTGGGAGCGTTTTCGTTCGTCGCAATTTGGTATAAAACATTATTGTACTATTGGATTGAACTCGCGCGAGGCTAATAATGAAGCTTTGGCGGAGCAGGTAATGGAGTTATTGCCGCTGTTTATTTACAAAGAAGGCGTAGTAGGTGTAGGCGAGATCGGCTTTGACGACCAAACCGCTGCCGAAGAGAAATATTACCGTGCCCAACTGGATCTGGCTAAAGAGGCCAGCTTACCCGTACAGGTGCACACCCCGCATCGTGATAAAAAACGCGGCACCCAACGCAGTATGGATATCGCCTTAGAACAAGGCTTGGATCCTTACTCGGTGATCATTGACCATAATAACGAGGAGACTGTGAAAGAGGTACTGGACCGCGGCTTTTGGGCTGCGTTTACTATTTATCCGTTTACCAAAATGGGTAACCAGCGCATGGTCGAGATCGTGAAACAATATGGTTCAGAGCGTATTATGATCAACTCTGCGGCCGATTGGGGCATCAGCGATCCGCTAGCCGTACCAAAAACCGCCGCATTGATGCAGCAACAAGGCATCAGCAAAGCGGATATCGAATTGGTGACCTACCGTAACGCCATCACAGCCTTTGCACAAAGTAGGCAGATAGACGAGGCCGATTTTGGTGTCAACATTGATCAGAGTGCAAAGTTTGCAGGTAACAGCATTTTGCGTGGTGGTCAGCAACCGCGTATAGATAAATCGTCCATCATCATCAGCTAAGTTTTGGGGAAGACTATCAGTTATTTACGTATGATGCGCCCGGCCAACGTGGTTACCTCGGTAGCCGACGTGCTGGCGGGCATAGCCATCACTGGTGTATTTACCCAGCCAGGCGCTTTAACCATGCAAGGCTATCTGTCGCAGGTGTTATTATTAAGCCTATCTACAGCTTGCCTGTACGCGGGGGGCATCGTTTTTAATGATGTGTTCGATGCCGACCTGGACAAGATAGAGCGCCCTGAGCGTGCCATCCCAAGCGGGATCATTACGATTAAACAAGCATCTACCTTGGGTGTAGTTTTACTTATTATCGGAATCGTAGCAGCGTTCGTATGCAACAATATTTCGGGTGCCATAGCCGCAGCTATCGCGTTCTTTGCGTTACTGTATAACAAAAGTAGCAAGCATCACCCGTTCTTTGGTCCGCTAAACATGGGCTTTTGCAGGGGATTGAATTTGATGCTGGGCATCAGCATCGTACCGTCGTTATTATCTGCCTGGTATCCGTTGGTTATCGTGCCTATCATTTACATCTTCTGTATTACGATGATTAGCAGGGGCGAGGTACACGGTGGCAGCAGGCGTAACCTGTATATCGGCTCGGGCTTGTACGCCGTTGTAGCCGGTACTATCGTTTATTTTGGGTTGCGTAATAATACTTTGTTAATGACGGCCATATTCGTTATTCCGTTTTTGTATATGATATTTAAGCCGCTGCTAAAGGCCATTAAAGAGCCTATCGGTAAGAATATCGGCGGCGCGGTGAAGGCCGGCGTGATATCATTGATATTGATGGACGCGGCCTGGGCGGCTACCTTCAGTACTATTTATGTGGCGCTGCTGATAGCCTGTTTGTTACCTTTATCCATGTGGTTGTCGCGTATATTTGCCGTTACATGATCTTTTAATTTTTGTTTTAGTACCCCTCATGGAGCATTTACAACAGTCGTTCACTGTAAAGTTTGAATATAACGTGTTTTTCACTGCCGGCCTCTTCGAGGTGGGCAATAACATATTGGCCAATTTTCTGTCGCAGACAAAAAGCGCAGCGCAGCGTAAGATCTTTTTTGTGATCGATGCCGGCGTGGCCGAAGCGCACCCGCAATTGAGGTCGCAGATCAAGAACTATTTTGCCACCCATACGGCTGTTAAATTAGTTCCTGAGATGCTGATCGTTGCCGGTGGTGAGGAGGTAAAGAACGATACCCAACATTTTGACCAGGTGGTTGAAGCGGTAAACACCTACGGTATCGACCGCCACTCGTACATCGCTGCTATTGGAGGTGGTTCGGTGCTGGACATGGTGGGTTATGCCGCCGCGGTATCGCATCGCGGGATAAAACACATCCGCATCCCGACTACGGTACTGTCACAAAATGACTCTGGTATCGGCGTAAAGAACGGTATCAACTATTTTAACAAAAAGAACTTTCTGGGCACCTTCGCGCCACCGGTAGCGGTTTTTAACGATGAGTTATTCCTGCACACGCTGAACGAGCGCGACTGGCGGTCGGGCATATCCGAAGCTATTAAAGTGGCGCTGATCAAAGACGCTAACTTTTTTGATTGGATAGAAGAGCATACCACGGCATTGGCCCAGCGCGATATGATGGCGATGGCCGAGCTGATCTGGCGTTGCGCTAAACTGCACATGGAGCACATAGCCGGCGCCGATCCTTTTGAAAGTGGCTCATCCCGTCCTCTGGATTTTGGTCACTGGAGCGCACATAAATTAGAATACCTCAGCAACTTCGAAGTTCGCCATGGCGAGGCTGTTGCAATGGGTATCGCATTGGATACGGTTTATTCTCAGCTTTCTGGACGTTTAACACCTACAGATAGTCAGCGTGTTATTGATGTGTTGATCACCCTAGGTTTTGAGGTGACACATCCATTGATGCAGGTTAACGAAGGCAAAAGCCCTTTACTTGCAGGTCTGGAAGAATTTAGAGAGCACCTTGGCGGTCAGTTGACAATTATGTTGTTAAGCGCCATAGGTATGGGAGAAGAGGTCCACGAGATGGATGCCGCTTTATTAGAAGAGGCAGGCCACGTCTTAGCAAACAAAACGCATCAGCAATTACAATAGCCTATGCAGATCCTTCATAATACACATTTAAGTTACTGCACCAATATCCACCCGGGCGAGAGCTGGGCAGCGCACTTTGAGTCGCTAAAGCAGAATTTTCCGCAGGTGAAAGCTGACGTTTCGCCTGATGCCGCAATGGGCATAGGTCTGCGCTTATCTAATCAGGCAAGTATCGAGATATTGTCGGGCGATAACCTGCAAGAGTTTAAACAATGGTTGGCAGATAATGATGCTTATGTCTTTACCATGAATGGTTTCCCGTACGGAGGGTTTCATGATACTGTGGTAAAAGATCAGGTGCATGCTCCGGATTGGACAACTGTTGATCGTGTGGCTTATACCCAACGCATCTTTGGCATACTGGCGGCGCTGTTGCCAGAAGGTATGGAAGGCGGCATATCTACCTCGCCGTTAAGCTATAAACATTGGTTCGCTACCGCGAATGAGATGCAGGAGGCAACGGTTATCGCTACAAAAAATATCCTGGCCATAGCCGAACAATTGAATGATATTTACACCAAGAGTGGCATTACCCTTCACCTTGATATAGAACCCGAACCTGATGGTGTTTTAGAGACAGGCCGCGAGTTTATCGATTGGTACGAACAGGTGTTGTTGCCTTTAGGTGCCGAGCAATTTGGAGATACGGCAGAGGAGATCATTAAACGCCATATCCAGTTATGTTATGATGTTTGCCACTTCGCTATCGGTTACGAATCGCATCGTGAAGTGATCGATGAATTAGCTACGAAATGTATTAAGACCGGTAAGATCCAGATCAGCGCTGCCTTAAAAGCCTCTTTTGATGCTGATAATAAACAAACCGTGCTGGACGAATTTGCTAAGTTTGACGAGCCGACCTATCTGCACCAGGTGATCGCGAGGTTGCCTGACGGGCAGTTAGCCCGCTACCCGGATCTGCCGGACGCGCTTCTATTAAAAGACGACGCTTTAGAATGGCGCGCCCATTTTCATGTGCCTATATTTTTGGAGAGCTTCGGGTTGCTTAATTCCACCCAAAGTGATATCCGTGAGGTGTTGGCTATTTGGAAAGAGCAGCCTTTTACTAACCATTTAGAAGCCGAGACCTATACCTGGGGCGTATTGCCTGCGGAGTTGAAGATCCCGATCGCTAACTCCATCGGTCGCGAGTTGAATTGGGTGATCGGGCAACTTAACCTGTAAAACTTCTAATACCTATGAATAAAACGGTGGTTATTGATATTGTTGGCCTGTCAACCTCGGTGATCGGCGAGCATACGCCATTTTTGAGCGCTTACATTGCGAAAAACAATCTGAACGTTATTGAACCAGTGTTGCCTGCCGTGACCACCTCGGTACAGTCCACCTACGTGACCGGCAAATGGCCGTCGGAGAATGGTATAGTTGGCAATGGATGGTATGACCGTACAGATAGCGAGATCAAGTTCTGGAAGCAATCTAACAAACTGGTCATCGGCGATAAGATATGGGATAAAGCCAAAGCGCTAGATCCTTCGTTCACTACTTCAAAGATGTTCTGGTGGTACAATATGTATTCGAGTGCTGATTACTCGGTAACACCACGCCCGCAATACTTAGCTGATGGCCGTAAACAACCAGATTGCTATTCGCAACCGCCTGAATTGCGCGATGAACTTCAAAATAAATTAGGCCAGTTCCCGCTGTTTCAGTTTTGGGGGCCCGGTGCTAATATCAAGTCTACCCGTTGGATAGCCGATGCTGCTATGTATACTGATGATCAGCATAACCCAACCTTGACGCTGATCTACCTGCCGCACCTCGATTATTGCCTTCAAAAATTTGGTCCGGATCTGACCAAGATCGCACCTGAACTGAAACAGATAGATGAGGTGGTAAAAGACCTGGTGACATTTTACGAGCGTAAAGGTGCAAAGATCATCCTGCTGTCCGAATATGGCATCGCCCCGGTAAGCAATCCTATACATTTGAATCGTCTGTTACGTCAAAACGATATGCTGGGCATACGTGTGGAGAACGGTTTGGAATTATTGGATCCCGGTGTATCAAAAGCATTTGCGGTAGCGGATCACCAGATAGCCCATATCTATATCAATGACCCGTCGGTTACTGATAAGGTAAAGGGCCTGATCAAGTCGGTAAAAGGAGTAGAGTTGGTACTTGACCGTGCCGAACAAAAGAAATACAACATCGACCACGAACGTGCCGGCGACCTGGTGGTAATGGCCGATAAAGACAGCTGGTTCACCTATTATTTTTGGCTGGATGATGCCGTAGCGCCTGACTATGCCCGTATGGTTGATATACACAAGAAGCCGGGTTACGACCCGGTAGAGATGTTTATGACGTCGAAAGGTCGTGCGGCTTATAAATTACTGCGTAAAAAATTAGGCTTTCGTTATGTGATGGATGTTATCCCGCTGGAGGCTACGCTGATCAAAGGATCACATGGCAGAGTGAATATTGAAGACAAATTTAAAGCTGTGCTGGTTACAGCTAATAAAATTAACCAGGAGATGGTCACTGCCGTTGATGTTTATGATGTAATATGGAAGACGCTAACTGAACAGTAGCGCACGCTGTCGCTGTTAATTATTTTCTTTCGATAGCTACAAGCGTCTGACCATAATGGGCATCCCGTTTAGTAATTGCGGTATTGCTCAAACTCAATTATAAGGGAAGGAAGTCTTGTTTAAAGATAATTAATAAAAAACCCCCTTAAATTAGTATTTAAGGGGATAGAGAGTCCGGGTACTTCCTGGTTGGTGATCTCATCAGGATTCGAACCTGAGACCGACAGATTAGAAATCTGTTGCTCTATCCAGCTTATAGACGTTTAA from Mucilaginibacter terrenus includes the following:
- a CDS encoding TatD family hydrolase codes for the protein MCCSHSFENPPYPSDAKPETFDISAVKCMKFFDPHVHMTSRTTDDYQAMADAGVVALIEPAFWLGQPRTGLDSFRDYYSSLIGWERFRSSQFGIKHYCTIGLNSREANNEALAEQVMELLPLFIYKEGVVGVGEIGFDDQTAAEEKYYRAQLDLAKEASLPVQVHTPHRDKKRGTQRSMDIALEQGLDPYSVIIDHNNEETVKEVLDRGFWAAFTIYPFTKMGNQRMVEIVKQYGSERIMINSAADWGISDPLAVPKTAALMQQQGISKADIELVTYRNAITAFAQSRQIDEADFGVNIDQSAKFAGNSILRGGQQPRIDKSSIIIS
- the eboC gene encoding UbiA-like protein EboC (EboC, a homolog the polyprenyltransferase UbiA, belongs to system of proteins involved in the trafficking of precursor metabolites to an extracytoplasmic compartment so that the biosynthesis of certain natural products, such as scytonemin, can be completed.): MMRPANVVTSVADVLAGIAITGVFTQPGALTMQGYLSQVLLLSLSTACLYAGGIVFNDVFDADLDKIERPERAIPSGIITIKQASTLGVVLLIIGIVAAFVCNNISGAIAAAIAFFALLYNKSSKHHPFFGPLNMGFCRGLNLMLGISIVPSLLSAWYPLVIVPIIYIFCITMISRGEVHGGSRRNLYIGSGLYAVVAGTIVYFGLRNNTLLMTAIFVIPFLYMIFKPLLKAIKEPIGKNIGGAVKAGVISLILMDAAWAATFSTIYVALLIACLLPLSMWLSRIFAVT
- a CDS encoding 3-dehydroquinate synthase, with product MEHLQQSFTVKFEYNVFFTAGLFEVGNNILANFLSQTKSAAQRKIFFVIDAGVAEAHPQLRSQIKNYFATHTAVKLVPEMLIVAGGEEVKNDTQHFDQVVEAVNTYGIDRHSYIAAIGGGSVLDMVGYAAAVSHRGIKHIRIPTTVLSQNDSGIGVKNGINYFNKKNFLGTFAPPVAVFNDELFLHTLNERDWRSGISEAIKVALIKDANFFDWIEEHTTALAQRDMMAMAELIWRCAKLHMEHIAGADPFESGSSRPLDFGHWSAHKLEYLSNFEVRHGEAVAMGIALDTVYSQLSGRLTPTDSQRVIDVLITLGFEVTHPLMQVNEGKSPLLAGLEEFREHLGGQLTIMLLSAIGMGEEVHEMDAALLEEAGHVLANKTHQQLQ
- the eboE gene encoding metabolite traffic protein EboE, whose protein sequence is MQILHNTHLSYCTNIHPGESWAAHFESLKQNFPQVKADVSPDAAMGIGLRLSNQASIEILSGDNLQEFKQWLADNDAYVFTMNGFPYGGFHDTVVKDQVHAPDWTTVDRVAYTQRIFGILAALLPEGMEGGISTSPLSYKHWFATANEMQEATVIATKNILAIAEQLNDIYTKSGITLHLDIEPEPDGVLETGREFIDWYEQVLLPLGAEQFGDTAEEIIKRHIQLCYDVCHFAIGYESHREVIDELATKCIKTGKIQISAALKASFDADNKQTVLDEFAKFDEPTYLHQVIARLPDGQLARYPDLPDALLLKDDALEWRAHFHVPIFLESFGLLNSTQSDIREVLAIWKEQPFTNHLEAETYTWGVLPAELKIPIANSIGRELNWVIGQLNL
- a CDS encoding alkaline phosphatase family protein; this encodes MNKTVVIDIVGLSTSVIGEHTPFLSAYIAKNNLNVIEPVLPAVTTSVQSTYVTGKWPSENGIVGNGWYDRTDSEIKFWKQSNKLVIGDKIWDKAKALDPSFTTSKMFWWYNMYSSADYSVTPRPQYLADGRKQPDCYSQPPELRDELQNKLGQFPLFQFWGPGANIKSTRWIADAAMYTDDQHNPTLTLIYLPHLDYCLQKFGPDLTKIAPELKQIDEVVKDLVTFYERKGAKIILLSEYGIAPVSNPIHLNRLLRQNDMLGIRVENGLELLDPGVSKAFAVADHQIAHIYINDPSVTDKVKGLIKSVKGVELVLDRAEQKKYNIDHERAGDLVVMADKDSWFTYYFWLDDAVAPDYARMVDIHKKPGYDPVEMFMTSKGRAAYKLLRKKLGFRYVMDVIPLEATLIKGSHGRVNIEDKFKAVLVTANKINQEMVTAVDVYDVIWKTLTEQ